CCTTGCGCGTGGCCGCCGCGCTCATTGGCGCACCTCGCCCTGCCCCAGCACCAGCCACTTCATCGAGGTCAGGCCCTCCAGGCCTACCGGGCCGCGGGCATGGAACTTGTCGGTGGAGATGCCGATCTCGGCGCCCAGGCCGTACTCGAAGCCATCGGCAAAGCGCGTGCTGGCGTTCACCATCACGCTGGCCGAATCGACCTCGCGCAGAAAGCGCATCGCGTTCGGGTGGTTAGTGGTGAGGATGGCGTCGGTGTGGTGCGAGCCGTAGCGGTTGATGTGGGCAATCGCCTCGTCCAGGCTGTCCACCACCTTGACGCTGATGATGGGAGCCAGGTATTCCTCGCTCCAGTCGGCCTCGGTGGCCGGCTTGGCGCCGGGCAGCAAGGCCAGGGTGCGCAGGCAGCCGCGCATCTCCACGCCCTTGGCCGCGAAGATCGCCGCGATGCGCGGCAGGAAGGCGCCCGCCTGCTTGCTGTGCACCAGCAGCGACTCGGTGGCATTGCAGGGGCTGTATTTCTGCGTCTTGGCGTTGTCCACCACCTTGAGCGCCAGCTCCAGATCGACCTCGGCATCCACATAGCTGTGGCAGTTGCCGTCCAGGTGCTTGATCACCGGCACGCGCGCCTCGCGGCTGATGCGCTCGATCAGGCCCTTGCCGCCGCGCGGGATGATCACATCCACATACTCGGGCATGGCGATCAGCAGGCCTACCGCGGCGCGGTCGGTGGTGTTGACGAGTTGCACGCCGTCGGCGGGCAGGCCGGCCTCCTGCAGCGCCGCCGCCACCAGGGCGGCCAGCGCCAGATTGGAATGCAGGGCCTCGGAACCACCGCGCAGGATGCAGGCATTGCCGCTCTTGATCGCCAGCGAGGCGGCCTCGATGGTGACATTGGGCCGGCTCTCGTAAATCATGCCGAACACGCCCAGGGGCACGCGCATCTGGCCCACGCTGATGCCGCTGGGGCGGCGCTTCACGCCGCTGATCTCGCCGATCGGATCGGGCATGGCGGCGATCTGCTCGCAGCCCTCGGCCACCGTGGCCAGCACCTTGGGCGCCAGCTTGAGGCGGTCCAGCATCGGCGCATCCAGGCCGCTGGCGGCCTGCAGATCGCGCTCGTTGGCGGCCTGCAGGGCCGGGCCGGCCTCGCGCAGGCGGCGCGCCAGCGCCAGCAGGGCCTGGTTCTTGGCGGCCGTGGAGGCCGCGGCCATCAGGGTGGCGGCGGCGCGGGCGCGTTCGCCCAGCTGCCGCATATAGGGCGCGAGATCGTTGGGGAGGACTGCTGCGTTCATGGCGAGCATTCTCGCCCAAGCCCGGAAATCACGCGCTCATCACGCGCCCATCACGCGCTGAGCGGCCGCCACATCAGCCATTGATGCAGGGGCTGGAGCGCGAAACCGAGTTCGCGCAAGGCGCGCCCGCCCAGGTCCAGGCGCTGCAGCTGCGGCACGCGCAGGCGGCGCTGTGGGAACTCGGCCGCCAGCGTCTGCAGCAGGGCGCGCGCATCGGCCTGGGCCGGGCCGGTATCGACCAGGCTGACGATCTGCACATGGGCCTCGTCCGGCAACGAGAACAGCAGCTGGGCCTGGCCATGCCGCCAGGCCTGCAGCGCCGACTGGCCCAGGATGGCGGGCGTCACCTGCAGCGGCAGGTCGGGCAGCGCCAGCGCGTCCAGCCAGGCCAGCGCCTCGGCCTGCGTGACTTGCTGCACCGCATGGGCCTGCGCCGGCACGCTGCCGGGCTCGGCCAGATAGCCATGCAGCTCGTGCAGCAGGGCAAAGCCGCGGCCCTCGTAGAGCCGGCGCGCGCGCTCGTTCTGCGCAAACACCTCCAGCTCCACCGCCGCCATGCCGGCCTTGCGGGCGCGCGCGATGAAGTCGTCAAGCAGGGCCGGCGCCGCGCCGCTGCCGCGCGCCGCCGGCGTCGCGCCCATGGTGCCGAGGCGCCAGCGGCCGATGCCGGGGCGCGGCGCGGTGAGGGCAAAGGCCAGGATCTCGCCCTCGCCAACACCCTGCCGAACGGCCACGCGGCTGAGCCCCAGCTCAACCCCCTGGCGCGCCAGAAAGCCCGGCCATTGCGCCGGGCTGAGCTGGAAGGGCCCGATCAGGTAATCGGCAAAGGCCGCGCCGAAGGCGGCATGCAGGCGCTCGGCCGGCACGGCATCGGCGGGCCGCACATCGATGGGGGTCAGGTCTTGCGTCATAGCTTCAGGTAGGCGAGCAGCGCCAGCCAGAGCGGCGCGCTAAGAACGAAACAGAGCGTCGAGATCACGATGGCAGCGGTGGTCTCGCCCTCCATGCAGCGGTAGCGCTGCGCGAAGATGAGCGCGTTGGACCCGGCCGGCAGGGCCGCCATCATCACGATCACGCCCAGCGGCATGCCCGAGAGGCCCAGGCCCCAGTGCGCCAGCAGCAGCACCAGGGCCGGCAGCAGCAGCAGCTTGAGCGCCGCCAGCCCGAGCGCGCCGCGCCAGGCGCGCGGCCAGCCGTAATAGGCCAGCGACATGCCGATCAGGGTGAGGCACAGCGGCACCACCGCGGTGCCCAGCATCTGCAGCACCTCGTCCAGCACCGCCGGCAGGGTGAAGCCGGCGGCATTGAAGAGCAGACCGGCCAGCACCGGCAGCACCACCGGATGAATGACGGTGTTGCGCACCGTGATGGCGAGCGTGCGCAGCAGGCTCTCGGCCTGGTCGCGCGCACGTTCGCGCGCCAGGTCCAGCTCCACCAGCAGGGTCAGCACCGTCAGCAGGGTCAGCGCGTGCAGGCTCACCACCGTGATGTGGATGGCCAGGCCGGCCTCGCCGAACACGCCGGCGGCCAGCGGCACGCCCACCTGCAAGGTGTTGCCGAAGCTGGCGGTGATGGCCTGCACACTGGGCACGGCCACCGCCGCGCGGCCGGCGCCGCGCCAGCGCTGCACGCCGTACACGCCCAGCATCAACCCGATCACCGGCACGAAGAAGGCCGTCAGCGTGGCCCAGGGCAGCGCCGCGAACTCGACCCGCGCGGTGGTGCGGAACAGCAGCGCCGGCACAAAGATGTAGAAGGCCGCGCTGGACAGCACGCGCGCGGGGTCGCCCCCGCTGCCGCCCGCCTGGCTGTCACCCAGCCAGCGCATGCGCCCGACAAACCAACCGATGGCCACCGCGATGAAGATCGCCAGCAGCTTGTAGAACACCACCACCGTCATGCGGCCAGTATCACCGTCGGCGCGCGCCGGCGCCGTCGGTAATGTCCACATGC
This portion of the Paucibacter sediminis genome encodes:
- a CDS encoding glutamate-5-semialdehyde dehydrogenase, coding for MNAAVLPNDLAPYMRQLGERARAAATLMAAASTAAKNQALLALARRLREAGPALQAANERDLQAASGLDAPMLDRLKLAPKVLATVAEGCEQIAAMPDPIGEISGVKRRPSGISVGQMRVPLGVFGMIYESRPNVTIEAASLAIKSGNACILRGGSEALHSNLALAALVAAALQEAGLPADGVQLVNTTDRAAVGLLIAMPEYVDVIIPRGGKGLIERISREARVPVIKHLDGNCHSYVDAEVDLELALKVVDNAKTQKYSPCNATESLLVHSKQAGAFLPRIAAIFAAKGVEMRGCLRTLALLPGAKPATEADWSEEYLAPIISVKVVDSLDEAIAHINRYGSHHTDAILTTNHPNAMRFLREVDSASVMVNASTRFADGFEYGLGAEIGISTDKFHARGPVGLEGLTSMKWLVLGQGEVRQ
- a CDS encoding GNAT family N-acetyltransferase encodes the protein MTQDLTPIDVRPADAVPAERLHAAFGAAFADYLIGPFQLSPAQWPGFLARQGVELGLSRVAVRQGVGEGEILAFALTAPRPGIGRWRLGTMGATPAARGSGAAPALLDDFIARARKAGMAAVELEVFAQNERARRLYEGRGFALLHELHGYLAEPGSVPAQAHAVQQVTQAEALAWLDALALPDLPLQVTPAILGQSALQAWRHGQAQLLFSLPDEAHVQIVSLVDTGPAQADARALLQTLAAEFPQRRLRVPQLQRLDLGGRALRELGFALQPLHQWLMWRPLSA
- a CDS encoding AEC family transporter, giving the protein MWTLPTAPARADGDTGRMTVVVFYKLLAIFIAVAIGWFVGRMRWLGDSQAGGSGGDPARVLSSAAFYIFVPALLFRTTARVEFAALPWATLTAFFVPVIGLMLGVYGVQRWRGAGRAAVAVPSVQAITASFGNTLQVGVPLAAGVFGEAGLAIHITVVSLHALTLLTVLTLLVELDLARERARDQAESLLRTLAITVRNTVIHPVVLPVLAGLLFNAAGFTLPAVLDEVLQMLGTAVVPLCLTLIGMSLAYYGWPRAWRGALGLAALKLLLLPALVLLLAHWGLGLSGMPLGVIVMMAALPAGSNALIFAQRYRCMEGETTAAIVISTLCFVLSAPLWLALLAYLKL